In Cupriavidus basilensis, one genomic interval encodes:
- a CDS encoding LysE family translocator, protein MLGITDLPLFVGAVFLLNVTPGPDTAYIVGRSVAQGRAAGVVSALGVSAGCCVHSLAIAFGLTALLAASATAFTLIKFAGAAYLVWLGLRLIWQRSASPGAAAAPAALPGTRGLRALFMQGFLTNVLNPKVILFFISFFPQFVDRNAEHQALAFLALGGVMVAMSTLWNSLVAWMAGTLTRRANEVPRLKCWLDRIVGVAFIGLGARLAFAQR, encoded by the coding sequence ATGCTCGGCATTACTGACCTTCCCTTGTTCGTCGGTGCGGTGTTCCTGCTCAATGTGACGCCTGGCCCGGATACCGCCTACATCGTCGGGCGCAGCGTGGCGCAGGGCAGGGCGGCGGGCGTGGTTTCGGCGCTCGGGGTCAGTGCCGGCTGCTGCGTGCACTCGCTGGCCATCGCCTTCGGCCTGACTGCATTGCTGGCGGCATCGGCCACCGCCTTTACCCTGATCAAGTTTGCCGGCGCAGCCTATCTGGTGTGGCTTGGGCTGCGCCTGATCTGGCAGCGATCCGCATCCCCCGGCGCGGCCGCGGCCCCCGCTGCCCTGCCGGGCACACGCGGCCTGCGCGCTTTGTTCATGCAGGGCTTTCTCACCAATGTGCTGAATCCAAAGGTGATCCTGTTCTTCATTTCCTTCTTCCCGCAGTTCGTGGATCGCAACGCCGAGCATCAGGCCCTGGCATTCCTGGCCCTGGGCGGCGTCATGGTGGCGATGTCGACGCTATGGAACAGCCTGGTGGCATGGATGGCGGGCACCCTGACCCGCCGCGCCAACGAGGTGCCTCGCTTGAAGTGCTGGCTGGATCGCATTGTGGGCGTGGCGTTCATCGGGCTGGGCGCGCGCCTGGCCTTCGCCCAACGCTAG
- a CDS encoding DUF4390 domain-containing protein yields the protein MPNPLRLFVLRVPDDSACVSLAAARAAGSVAGAGPICSARARLASWWLAATIMLGILMTLVALPGTARADGIEVNEARIEYQDGGFDLAASFDFDLPPPLEDALNKGISLYFVVDFQLSRPRWYWFDEKPVNASRSVRLSYHPLTRQYRVSTGGLQLPFMRLKGALQFIQRVRGWRVFERSMVKPGETYQAEARMRLDLTQLPKPFQINAVNTREWNLASEWRRFSFTVPSEFPPPPAPTPPPQLVPVPTPAPASAASAAVAGETRAVPFAQTVSTVLSPTTLVQPAAGQP from the coding sequence ATGCCGAACCCGCTTCGCTTGTTCGTCCTTCGCGTCCCAGACGACAGTGCGTGCGTGTCCCTTGCTGCGGCTCGTGCAGCTGGTTCAGTAGCCGGCGCCGGCCCGATATGCAGCGCGCGCGCGCGGCTGGCGTCGTGGTGGCTCGCGGCGACGATCATGCTCGGTATCCTGATGACGCTGGTCGCACTGCCGGGCACGGCGCGCGCCGACGGCATTGAAGTCAACGAGGCCCGCATCGAGTACCAGGATGGCGGCTTCGATCTGGCCGCGAGTTTCGATTTCGATCTGCCGCCGCCGCTTGAAGACGCGCTCAACAAAGGCATCTCGCTGTATTTCGTCGTCGATTTCCAGCTCTCCCGCCCGCGCTGGTACTGGTTCGATGAAAAGCCCGTCAATGCCAGCCGCAGCGTGCGGCTGTCCTACCATCCGCTCACACGCCAGTACCGCGTGTCCACCGGCGGCCTGCAATTGCCGTTCATGCGCCTGAAGGGCGCGCTGCAGTTCATCCAGCGCGTGCGTGGCTGGCGCGTGTTCGAGCGCAGCATGGTCAAGCCGGGCGAGACCTACCAGGCCGAAGCGCGCATGCGCCTGGACCTGACGCAACTGCCCAAGCCGTTCCAGATCAACGCCGTCAACACCCGCGAGTGGAACCTGGCATCGGAATGGCGGCGCTTCAGCTTCACCGTGCCGAGCGAATTCCCGCCGCCGCCCGCGCCCACGCCGCCGCCACAACTGGTGCCCGTGCCCACACCGGCGCCGGCGTCCGCCGCGTCCGCCGCGGTGGCAGGCGAAACGCGTGCGGTGCCGTTTGCGCAGACCGTATCGACCGTGCTCTCTCCCACCACCCTGGTGCAGCCGGCCGCGGGCCAGCCATGA
- a CDS encoding LysM peptidoglycan-binding domain-containing protein, which yields MRDLTKEHQAAPGRRPYAFARWMLCAAGITAVTGAPVHAADLTVTPAQRAQATVTAQQGIAAADLAPDAPQQYVVRGGDTLWGISGRFLRQPWRWPELWGMNQQQIRNPHLIYPGQVLYLIQRDGRAWLSTSPDAGGTVRLTPSVRSEGGPDGAIASIPAKDIEPFLIRPLVVDQGTLETSARIIALPESRVYLGMGDTAYARGISPPEAVVGSDWQAFKPVKPVKDPVTGRVLGYEAEYQGNVRVSRPPEGFDAVTSVKVTAAQQEMGSGTLLMPQPAREPVRYVPRAPDVMLDGRIAAVYGGVQFGGAKQVIVLNIGAAAGLEPGHVLALSRAGQVVRDRTDGNRAIQLPDERYGLAFVFRVFPGVAYALVTDASNAIEVGDRVTSPR from the coding sequence ATGCGCGATCTTACCAAAGAACACCAGGCGGCGCCGGGCCGCAGGCCGTACGCGTTTGCCCGTTGGATGTTGTGTGCGGCCGGAATCACTGCCGTCACAGGGGCGCCAGTACATGCCGCCGATCTTACCGTCACCCCGGCCCAGCGGGCCCAGGCCACCGTTACCGCGCAGCAAGGCATTGCCGCCGCCGATCTGGCGCCTGACGCGCCCCAGCAGTATGTCGTGCGAGGGGGTGACACGCTTTGGGGGATCTCCGGGCGCTTCCTGCGCCAGCCCTGGCGCTGGCCCGAGCTGTGGGGGATGAACCAGCAGCAGATCCGCAATCCACACCTGATATATCCCGGCCAGGTCCTGTACCTGATTCAGCGCGACGGCCGCGCCTGGCTTTCCACCAGCCCCGATGCCGGCGGCACGGTGCGGCTCACGCCAAGCGTGCGCAGCGAAGGTGGGCCCGATGGCGCCATCGCCAGCATTCCCGCCAAGGACATCGAACCGTTCCTGATCCGCCCGCTGGTGGTGGACCAGGGCACGCTGGAGACCTCGGCACGCATCATCGCCCTGCCCGAGTCGCGCGTCTACCTGGGCATGGGCGATACCGCCTATGCGCGCGGCATTTCCCCGCCCGAGGCGGTGGTCGGCAGCGACTGGCAGGCCTTCAAGCCGGTCAAGCCGGTCAAGGACCCGGTGACCGGCCGCGTGCTGGGCTATGAAGCCGAGTACCAGGGCAACGTCCGTGTGTCGCGCCCGCCGGAAGGCTTCGACGCGGTAACCTCCGTCAAGGTCACGGCGGCCCAGCAGGAAATGGGCTCTGGCACCTTGCTGATGCCCCAGCCGGCGCGCGAGCCGGTGCGCTACGTGCCCCGCGCGCCGGATGTCATGCTTGATGGCCGCATCGCGGCGGTCTACGGCGGCGTGCAGTTCGGCGGCGCCAAACAGGTGATCGTGCTGAATATCGGCGCCGCCGCCGGCCTCGAGCCCGGCCACGTGCTTGCGCTGTCGCGCGCCGGCCAGGTGGTGCGCGATCGCACGGATGGCAACCGCGCCATCCAGTTGCCCGATGAGCGCTATGGCCTGGCCTTCGTGTTCCGCGTGTTTCCCGGCGTGGCCTACGCTCTGGTCACCGACGCCTCGAACGCGATCGAGGTGGGCGACCGCGTGACGTCGCCGCGTTGA
- the htpX gene encoding zinc metalloprotease HtpX, which produces MFNWVKTFMLMAAITALFIVIGGMIGGRSGMMFALIMALGMNFFSYWFSDKMVLRMYNAQEVDASTAPQFYGMVQELAQRAQLPMPRVYLINEDAPNAFATGRDPEHAAVAATTGILRVLSERELRGVMAHELAHVQHRDILISTIAATMAGAIAALANFAMFFGGRDENGNRSNPIASIAVAILAPLAASLIQMAISRAREFEADRGGATISGDPQALAMALDKIHRYAQGIPFQTAEQHPATAQMMIMNPLSGSGIANLFSTHPATEERVARLMQMAQTGVYPV; this is translated from the coding sequence ATGTTCAACTGGGTCAAGACCTTCATGCTGATGGCCGCCATCACGGCGCTGTTCATCGTCATCGGCGGCATGATCGGCGGCCGCAGCGGCATGATGTTCGCGCTGATCATGGCGCTGGGCATGAACTTCTTCTCTTACTGGTTCTCGGACAAGATGGTCCTGCGCATGTATAACGCGCAGGAAGTCGACGCGAGCACGGCACCGCAGTTCTACGGCATGGTGCAGGAGCTGGCGCAGCGCGCCCAGCTGCCGATGCCGCGCGTGTACCTGATCAACGAGGATGCGCCCAACGCCTTTGCCACCGGCCGCGATCCGGAGCATGCCGCCGTGGCGGCCACCACCGGCATCCTGCGGGTGCTGTCGGAGCGCGAGCTGCGCGGCGTGATGGCCCACGAGCTGGCTCACGTGCAGCACCGCGATATCCTGATCTCGACCATCGCCGCCACCATGGCCGGCGCCATCGCCGCGCTGGCCAACTTCGCCATGTTCTTTGGCGGGCGCGACGAGAACGGCAACCGCTCCAACCCCATTGCCAGTATCGCGGTGGCAATCCTTGCCCCGCTGGCGGCCTCGCTGATCCAGATGGCGATCTCCCGCGCGCGGGAGTTCGAGGCGGACCGCGGCGGCGCCACCATCAGCGGCGACCCGCAGGCGCTGGCAATGGCGCTCGACAAGATCCACCGCTATGCGCAGGGGATTCCGTTCCAGACCGCGGAGCAGCACCCGGCCACGGCGCAGATGATGATCATGAACCCGCTTTCGGGCAGCGGCATCGCCAACCTGTTCTCGACCCACCCGGCGACCGAGGAACGGGTGGCGCGGCTGATGCAGATGGCACAGACGGGCGTCTATCCGGTGTAA
- the dprA gene encoding DNA-processing protein DprA, which yields MTGLAATGANPAPVPTTTRSAADIEAWLRLTGARGLGTGALRQLLATFGLPHQLLAQTVSALAAVIPEKHARALLAPPDAVTMALVERTVAWAAEPGNHVVTLADAAYPRPLLDLSDPPLVLYVKGQLGALGGPAIAMVGARSATVQGTEDARRFARVLSGAGLAVVSGLALGIDGAAHEGALEGAGGTVAVIGTGADLVYPARHRDLAHRIAAQGAIVSEFALGMPGRSHHFPQRNRIIAALARGVLVVEAAARSGSLITARLAAEMGREVYAIPGSIHAPLSKGCHLLIRQGAKLVETAQDVLEELGMAGDAARPVAPAPMPALDDVLGLTLTHDPVTLDALCARTALPPEQVVASLLTLELAGAVERLPGNVYRRVS from the coding sequence TTGACCGGGCTGGCAGCAACCGGCGCCAACCCGGCGCCGGTGCCCACCACCACCCGCAGCGCTGCCGACATCGAGGCATGGCTGCGGCTGACCGGTGCCCGTGGCCTGGGCACAGGAGCCTTGCGCCAGTTGCTGGCCACCTTCGGGCTGCCGCACCAGTTGCTGGCACAGACCGTCAGCGCACTGGCGGCGGTCATCCCCGAGAAGCACGCCCGGGCGCTGCTGGCACCGCCCGATGCTGTCACCATGGCGCTGGTCGAGCGCACCGTGGCCTGGGCCGCCGAGCCCGGCAACCATGTGGTGACGCTGGCCGATGCCGCCTATCCCCGCCCCTTGCTGGATCTGTCCGACCCGCCGCTGGTGCTGTACGTCAAAGGCCAGCTGGGCGCGCTTGGCGGCCCGGCCATTGCCATGGTCGGTGCGCGCAGCGCCACCGTGCAGGGCACGGAGGATGCGCGACGCTTTGCCCGTGTGTTGTCCGGCGCCGGGCTGGCGGTGGTGTCGGGGCTTGCGCTGGGCATCGATGGCGCAGCGCACGAGGGGGCTCTGGAAGGTGCTGGCGGCACTGTGGCGGTGATCGGCACCGGCGCCGACCTGGTCTACCCCGCCCGGCATCGCGACCTGGCCCACCGCATCGCGGCCCAAGGCGCCATCGTCAGCGAGTTCGCGCTCGGCATGCCCGGGCGCAGCCACCACTTTCCCCAGCGCAACCGCATCATCGCGGCGCTCGCGCGCGGCGTACTGGTGGTAGAGGCGGCCGCACGCTCGGGGTCGCTCATTACCGCGCGGCTGGCAGCCGAGATGGGACGCGAGGTCTATGCCATTCCCGGCTCGATCCATGCACCGCTGTCCAAGGGTTGCCACCTGTTGATCCGCCAGGGCGCCAAGCTGGTGGAAACCGCGCAGGATGTGCTCGAGGAACTCGGCATGGCCGGGGATGCCGCCCGGCCGGTGGCGCCTGCGCCCATGCCGGCGCTGGACGATGTCCTTGGCCTGACGCTCACCCACGATCCCGTCACGCTGGACGCGCTGTGCGCACGCACCGCCCTGCCGCCCGAGCAAGTGGTGGCCAGCCTGCTGACACTGGAACTGGCGGGCGCGGTAGAGCGGCTGCCGGGCAATGTCTATCGCCGGGTAAGCTAG
- a CDS encoding thioredoxin family protein, whose amino-acid sequence MTVYFPEQDQGVIAQVLAARPQGRLVACLCAAWCGTCGTYQEAFAALAARFPGDCFVWIDIETHADQLGDLDIDNFPTLLVQPAAGGAAQFYGTLLPHIEVLERMLARGAAMAPTAGAAVPNVLQWLAPHANDD is encoded by the coding sequence ATGACCGTTTACTTTCCGGAGCAGGACCAGGGTGTGATCGCCCAGGTGTTGGCAGCGCGTCCGCAAGGCCGCCTGGTAGCCTGCCTGTGCGCAGCCTGGTGCGGCACCTGCGGAACCTACCAGGAGGCGTTCGCGGCGCTTGCTGCACGGTTTCCTGGCGATTGCTTCGTCTGGATCGATATCGAAACCCATGCCGACCAGCTGGGCGACCTCGATATCGATAATTTTCCGACGCTGCTGGTGCAGCCGGCGGCGGGCGGCGCGGCGCAGTTCTACGGCACGCTGCTGCCGCACATTGAAGTGCTCGAACGCATGCTGGCGCGCGGCGCGGCGATGGCGCCAACGGCCGGCGCAGCGGTGCCGAACGTGCTGCAGTGGCTGGCGCCGCACGCTAACGACGACTAA
- the fmt gene encoding methionyl-tRNA formyltransferase has product MSQAASPSQALRVAFAGTPEFARVALEAIHSAGFPVVAVLSQPDRPAGRGLQLQASPVKQYALERSLGPVLQPRSLRRNGKYPEEAGAAVDALAQIAPDVMVVAAYGLILPAEVLALPRYGCLNIHASLLPRWRGAAPIHRAIEAGDAQTGITLMQMDEGLDTGAMIQGETVPIGPGDTTGTLHDALAALGGRMVVEALRRLAAGQPLTRTPQPAEGVTYAEKIAKEEAPLDLRRPAAALAAQVRAFNPFPGATVQVGETVIKCWQAQPLASTASHPQAPGTVLAADADGVVIACGEGALRVTELQKPGGRRVPAQQFLQSMPLPPGTRCAVAGGTA; this is encoded by the coding sequence ATGTCCCAAGCCGCAAGCCCATCCCAAGCGCTGCGCGTTGCCTTTGCCGGCACGCCTGAATTCGCCCGCGTGGCGCTCGAAGCCATCCACAGCGCCGGTTTCCCGGTGGTGGCGGTGCTCAGCCAGCCCGACCGGCCAGCTGGCCGCGGCTTGCAGCTGCAGGCCAGCCCGGTCAAGCAGTACGCGCTGGAGCGCAGCCTGGGCCCGGTGCTGCAGCCACGCTCGCTGCGCCGCAACGGCAAGTATCCCGAAGAGGCCGGCGCCGCCGTGGACGCGCTGGCGCAGATCGCCCCGGATGTCATGGTGGTGGCCGCCTACGGCCTGATCCTGCCGGCCGAGGTGCTGGCGTTGCCGCGCTACGGCTGCCTGAACATCCATGCCTCGCTGCTGCCGCGCTGGCGGGGCGCCGCGCCCATCCACCGCGCCATCGAGGCTGGCGATGCGCAGACCGGCATCACGCTGATGCAGATGGACGAAGGGCTGGATACGGGCGCGATGATCCAGGGCGAAACCGTGCCGATCGGCCCCGGCGACACCACCGGCACCCTGCACGATGCGCTGGCCGCACTGGGCGGGCGCATGGTGGTGGAGGCGCTGCGCCGCCTCGCCGCGGGCCAGCCGCTCACCCGCACGCCCCAGCCGGCCGAGGGCGTGACCTATGCCGAAAAGATCGCCAAGGAAGAAGCCCCGCTGGACCTGCGCCGCCCGGCTGCGGCGCTGGCCGCCCAGGTGCGCGCCTTCAACCCGTTTCCCGGCGCCACCGTGCAGGTCGGCGAGACCGTCATCAAGTGCTGGCAGGCCCAGCCGCTGGCGTCCACGGCCAGCCACCCGCAGGCGCCGGGCACCGTGCTCGCGGCGGATGCCGATGGCGTGGTGATCGCCTGCGGCGAGGGCGCGCTGCGCGTGACCGAGTTGCAGAAACCGGGCGGGCGCCGCGTGCCGGCCCAGCAGTTCCTGCAAAGCATGCCGCTGCCGCCGGGTACCCGCTGCGCCGTGGCCGGCGGCACGGCATAA
- the rsmB gene encoding 16S rRNA (cytosine(967)-C(5))-methyltransferase RsmB, which translates to MRLQHESLAFQMLAAAAAVRGVNEGSALPLAIENAAAQYRLDRVRDAATRGALQDLAYRTMRQFGTARALVTKLVTRPPGALVDSLLAVALALLVEDEQGEGGYTEFTVVDQAVSAAASEPKTAHARGLVNAVLRRFLRERKALLAEVRQDDEARWNLPAWWLDALRKAYPDQWTALAESANVRPPMTLRVNTARVSVPDYLKRVLNAGMAGVAIGPQAVRLVRAFPVSQIPGFAEGDVSVQDAGAQLAAPLLDLADGQRVLDACAAPGGKTGHILELANVEVTALESDAQRATRIDENLARLGQQATVVVGDASRPQDWWDNRQYDRILADVPCSASGIVRRHPDIRWLRREVDIPRLVTEQRRIVSRLWNLLKPGGILVYVTCSIFPTENEEQARWFGAQLPDAIRLQAPGQMLPGSKDQLAGGGNGSQEGLPTDHDGFFYARFQKRS; encoded by the coding sequence ATGCGCCTGCAACACGAATCCCTCGCCTTCCAGATGCTCGCCGCCGCGGCTGCCGTACGCGGCGTCAACGAAGGCAGCGCGCTGCCGCTGGCCATCGAGAATGCCGCCGCCCAGTACCGCCTGGACCGCGTGCGCGACGCCGCCACGCGCGGCGCCCTGCAGGACCTGGCCTATCGCACCATGCGCCAGTTCGGCACGGCGCGCGCGCTGGTCACCAAGCTGGTGACCCGGCCGCCCGGCGCGCTGGTGGATTCACTGCTGGCCGTGGCCCTCGCGCTGCTGGTCGAGGACGAGCAGGGGGAAGGGGGTTATACCGAGTTCACCGTGGTCGACCAGGCCGTCAGCGCGGCAGCCTCCGAGCCCAAGACCGCGCACGCGCGCGGGCTGGTGAACGCAGTGCTGCGCCGTTTCCTGCGTGAACGCAAGGCACTGCTGGCCGAAGTGCGCCAGGACGACGAAGCGCGCTGGAACCTGCCCGCATGGTGGCTGGATGCGCTGCGCAAGGCGTACCCGGACCAGTGGACCGCGCTGGCCGAGAGCGCCAATGTGCGCCCGCCCATGACCCTGCGCGTCAATACGGCGCGGGTCTCGGTGCCCGACTACCTCAAGCGTGTGCTCAATGCCGGCATGGCGGGCGTGGCCATCGGCCCGCAGGCCGTGCGGCTGGTGCGCGCGTTTCCCGTGTCGCAGATCCCCGGGTTTGCCGAGGGCGATGTCTCGGTGCAGGACGCCGGCGCGCAACTGGCAGCTCCGCTGCTGGACCTGGCCGACGGCCAGCGCGTGCTCGATGCGTGCGCCGCGCCCGGCGGCAAGACCGGCCACATCCTTGAACTCGCCAACGTGGAAGTCACCGCGCTGGAGAGCGACGCGCAGCGCGCCACCCGCATCGACGAGAACCTCGCGCGCCTGGGTCAGCAAGCCACCGTGGTGGTAGGCGACGCAAGCCGCCCGCAGGACTGGTGGGACAACCGCCAGTACGACCGCATCCTGGCCGACGTACCGTGCTCCGCCTCGGGCATCGTGCGCCGCCACCCGGACATCCGCTGGCTGCGCCGCGAGGTGGATATCCCGCGGCTGGTCACCGAGCAGCGGCGCATCGTGTCGCGGCTCTGGAACCTGCTCAAGCCGGGCGGCATCCTGGTCTATGTCACCTGTTCTATTTTCCCAACGGAGAACGAAGAGCAGGCGCGCTGGTTTGGTGCACAGCTACCAGATGCGATACGATTGCAAGCGCCCGGCCAGATGCTGCCGGGTAGCAAGGATCAGTTGGCCGGTGGCGGAAATGGCAGCCAGGAAGGCCTGCCCACCGATCACGATGGCTTCTTCTACGCCCGTTTCCAGAAACGATCCTGA
- a CDS encoding DNA topoisomerase III has protein sequence MSKALIIAEKPSVAADIARALGGFTKHDEYFESDDYVLSSAVGHLVEIAAPDEYEVKRGKWSFANLPVIPPHFDLRPIAKTESRLKVLNRLIKRKDVTGLVNACDAGREGELIFRLIQQHAKAKQPVQRLWLQSMTPQAIRDGFARLRDDADMLPLADAARCRSEADWLVGINGTRAMTAFNSKGGGFFLTTVGRVQTPTLSIVVEREEKIKKFVPRDYWEVRAEFIAAAGLYEGRWFDPKFKKSEFDPEARESRLWSEAEAKSIVAACRDKTGTVTEESKPSTQQSPALFDLTTLQREANSRFGFSAKNTLGLAQALYEKHKVLTYPRTDARALPEDYMDTVKQTMDMLAESSPNYLPHAKKVLASGWVKPNKKIFDNSKISDHFAIIPTLQAPKNLSEPEQKLYDLVVRRFLAVFFPAAEFQVTTRVTEVAGHHFKTEGKVLVNPGWLVVYGREAQGDDANLVAVAKDERVKVDKVDGVMLTTKPPARYNEATLLSAMEGAGKLVDDDALREAMAGKGLGTPATRAAIIEGLLAEKYLVREGRELIPTAKAFQLMTLLRGLGVQELTQAELTGEWEHKLSQIERGGLKRDEFMREIAQMTQQIVKRAKEYDSDTIPGDYATLATPCPQCGSQVKENYRRFACTACEFSISKIPGGRQFEIDEVEELLLKKEIGPLQGFRSKMGRPFAAILKLGKDDEGHYKMEFDFGQNDDDNDGEPVDFTGQEAVGACPKCGGSVYEHGMKYVCENSVAVPKSCDFTTGKIILQQEISREQIGKLLGAGRTDLLTGFKSSRTGRNFKAFLAKQPDGKIGFEFEAREPKAGAKTAAKTASAKAGDEDQAAETVSKAKAPAKKVAAKKAPAAKKAPAAKKAPAAKKAAAKTPAAKRATGKSRADDEATADAEEE, from the coding sequence ATGTCAAAAGCCCTCATCATCGCGGAAAAGCCATCGGTTGCTGCCGATATAGCCCGTGCCCTCGGGGGCTTTACCAAGCATGACGAATACTTCGAAAGTGACGATTACGTTCTTTCGTCGGCCGTCGGCCACCTGGTTGAAATCGCCGCCCCGGACGAATACGAAGTCAAGCGAGGCAAGTGGAGCTTCGCCAACCTGCCGGTGATTCCCCCCCACTTCGACCTGCGCCCGATCGCCAAGACCGAGTCGCGCCTGAAGGTGCTCAACCGCCTGATCAAGCGCAAGGACGTCACCGGCCTGGTGAACGCCTGCGACGCGGGGCGCGAAGGGGAATTGATCTTCCGCCTGATCCAGCAGCACGCCAAGGCCAAGCAGCCAGTGCAGCGCCTGTGGCTGCAGTCGATGACGCCGCAGGCGATCCGCGATGGCTTTGCCCGCCTGCGCGACGATGCCGACATGCTGCCGCTGGCGGACGCCGCGCGCTGTCGCTCGGAAGCCGACTGGCTGGTGGGCATCAACGGCACGCGCGCCATGACCGCGTTCAACAGCAAGGGCGGCGGCTTCTTCCTGACCACGGTTGGCCGGGTGCAGACCCCCACGCTGTCGATCGTCGTAGAGCGCGAAGAGAAGATCAAGAAATTCGTCCCGCGCGACTACTGGGAAGTGCGCGCCGAGTTCATCGCCGCCGCCGGCCTTTACGAAGGCCGCTGGTTCGACCCCAAGTTCAAGAAGAGCGAGTTCGATCCCGAGGCGCGCGAGTCGCGCCTGTGGAGCGAGGCCGAAGCCAAGAGCATCGTGGCGGCCTGCCGTGACAAGACCGGCACCGTCACCGAAGAGTCCAAGCCGTCCACGCAGCAATCGCCGGCACTGTTCGACCTGACCACGCTGCAGCGCGAGGCCAACTCGCGCTTCGGCTTCTCGGCCAAGAACACCCTCGGCCTGGCCCAGGCGCTGTACGAAAAGCACAAGGTGCTGACTTACCCGCGTACCGACGCGCGCGCGCTGCCCGAGGACTACATGGACACGGTCAAGCAGACCATGGACATGCTGGCCGAGAGCTCGCCCAACTACCTGCCGCATGCCAAGAAGGTGCTCGCCAGCGGGTGGGTCAAGCCCAACAAGAAGATCTTCGACAACAGCAAGATCAGCGATCACTTCGCTATCATCCCGACGCTGCAAGCCCCGAAGAACCTCTCGGAGCCGGAGCAGAAGCTGTATGACCTGGTGGTGCGCCGCTTCCTGGCGGTGTTCTTCCCGGCGGCCGAGTTCCAGGTCACCACTCGTGTCACGGAGGTGGCGGGCCATCATTTCAAGACCGAAGGCAAGGTCCTGGTCAATCCCGGCTGGCTGGTGGTCTACGGGCGTGAAGCCCAGGGCGACGATGCCAACCTGGTGGCGGTGGCCAAGGACGAGCGCGTCAAGGTCGACAAGGTCGACGGCGTGATGCTGACCACCAAGCCGCCCGCACGCTACAACGAAGCCACATTGCTGTCCGCCATGGAAGGCGCCGGCAAGCTGGTGGATGACGACGCGCTGCGCGAGGCCATGGCCGGCAAGGGCCTGGGCACGCCAGCCACGCGCGCGGCCATCATCGAAGGCCTGCTCGCCGAGAAATACCTGGTGCGCGAAGGCCGTGAGCTGATTCCCACCGCCAAGGCCTTCCAGCTGATGACGCTGCTGCGCGGCCTGGGCGTGCAGGAACTGACCCAGGCCGAGCTGACCGGCGAATGGGAGCACAAGCTGTCGCAGATCGAGCGCGGCGGCCTCAAGCGCGACGAGTTCATGCGCGAGATCGCGCAGATGACGCAGCAGATCGTCAAGCGCGCCAAGGAATACGACAGCGACACCATCCCGGGCGACTATGCCACGCTGGCCACGCCGTGCCCGCAGTGCGGCAGCCAGGTCAAGGAGAACTACCGCCGCTTTGCCTGCACCGCGTGCGAGTTCTCGATCAGCAAGATCCCGGGTGGGCGCCAGTTCGAGATCGACGAAGTCGAAGAACTGCTGCTGAAGAAGGAAATCGGTCCGCTGCAGGGTTTCCGCAGCAAGATGGGCCGGCCGTTTGCCGCCATCCTGAAGCTGGGCAAGGACGACGAAGGCCATTACAAGATGGAATTCGACTTCGGCCAGAATGACGACGACAACGACGGCGAGCCGGTCGATTTCACCGGCCAGGAAGCGGTAGGCGCTTGTCCTAAGTGCGGTGGCTCGGTGTACGAGCACGGCATGAAGTACGTGTGCGAGAACAGCGTGGCCGTGCCCAAGAGCTGCGACTTCACCACGGGCAAGATCATCCTGCAGCAGGAGATCTCGCGCGAGCAGATCGGCAAGCTGCTGGGCGCGGGCCGCACGGATCTGCTGACCGGCTTCAAGTCATCGCGCACCGGGCGCAACTTCAAGGCCTTCCTGGCCAAGCAGCCGGACGGCAAGATCGGCTTCGAGTTCGAGGCACGCGAGCCCAAGGCGGGCGCCAAGACGGCGGCCAAGACCGCGTCCGCCAAGGCTGGCGACGAGGATCAGGCCGCGGAAACGGTGAGCAAGGCCAAGGCGCCGGCCAAGAAGGTGGCGGCCAAGAAGGCTCCCGCTGCCAAGAAGGCTCCCGCTGCCAAGAAGGCCCCCGCGGCGAAGAAAGCCGCGGCCAAGACGCCAGCCGCCAAGCGCGCTACCGGCAAGTCGCGCGCCGACGACGAAGCCACGGCCGACGCCGAGGAAGAGTGA
- the def gene encoding peptide deformylase, translating to MAKLDILTYPDPRLHTVAKPVAVVDDRIRKLVEDMAETMYEAPGIGLAATQVDVHEQVVVIDISETRDELQVFINPEIVWSSDSRKVAEEGCLSVPEVYDRVERPDHVRVRALNEKGEPFEIEADDLLAVCIQHEMDHLKGKVFVEYLSPLKLQRIKSKLVKLHKRERTRM from the coding sequence ATGGCTAAACTCGATATCCTGACCTACCCCGATCCCCGCCTGCATACCGTGGCAAAACCGGTTGCCGTGGTGGACGACCGCATTCGCAAGCTGGTAGAGGACATGGCCGAGACCATGTACGAAGCCCCTGGCATCGGCCTGGCCGCGACCCAGGTGGACGTGCACGAACAGGTGGTGGTGATCGATATCTCCGAGACCCGTGACGAGCTGCAGGTCTTCATCAACCCGGAGATCGTGTGGTCCAGCGACTCCCGCAAGGTGGCGGAAGAGGGCTGCCTGTCGGTGCCCGAGGTCTACGACCGGGTCGAGCGCCCGGACCATGTGCGCGTGCGTGCCCTGAACGAGAAGGGCGAGCCCTTCGAGATCGAAGCCGACGACCTGCTGGCCGTGTGCATCCAGCACGAGATGGACCACCTCAAGGGCAAGGTCTTCGTCGAGTACCTGTCGCCACTGAAACTCCAGCGCATCAAGTCCAAGCTGGTCAAGCTGCACAAGCGCGAACGCACCCGCATGTAA